One region of Trinickia violacea genomic DNA includes:
- the petA gene encoding ubiquinol-cytochrome c reductase iron-sulfur subunit, whose protein sequence is MRDKEEQRVDGGRRTWLIATSVAGGFGGVATVIPFVGSLAPSDKAKAAGAPVEVDISNLKPGEMMTVAWRGKPVWLINRTDEMLVDVTKADSEVADPHTKKPFTMPLPEYCNNEYRSRAEHKNILVAVGVCSHLGCTPVQRFQEGPQPNLPDNWPGGFLCPCHGSTYDLAGRVFKNKPAPQNLDIPRYMFTSATTVVIGKDEQGEA, encoded by the coding sequence ATGCGAGACAAAGAAGAGCAGCGCGTCGACGGCGGCCGCCGTACCTGGCTGATAGCGACGTCCGTAGCAGGTGGCTTTGGAGGCGTGGCCACTGTCATACCCTTTGTTGGTTCCCTGGCGCCGTCCGACAAGGCCAAAGCGGCCGGCGCCCCGGTCGAAGTCGATATCAGCAATCTGAAGCCCGGCGAAATGATGACCGTGGCGTGGCGCGGCAAGCCGGTGTGGCTCATCAACCGCACCGACGAAATGCTCGTCGACGTCACCAAGGCGGACAGCGAAGTCGCCGATCCGCACACCAAGAAGCCCTTCACCATGCCGTTGCCCGAGTATTGCAACAACGAGTACCGCTCCCGGGCCGAACACAAGAACATCCTCGTCGCCGTCGGCGTGTGCTCGCACCTTGGCTGCACGCCGGTGCAGCGCTTCCAGGAGGGGCCCCAGCCGAACCTCCCCGACAACTGGCCGGGCGGCTTCCTGTGCCCGTGCCACGGTTCCACCTATGACCTCGCCGGCCGTGTCTTCAAGAACAAGCCCGCGCCGCAGAACCTCGACATCCCGCGCTACATGTTCACGTCGGCAACGACCGTCGTGATCGGCAAGGACGAGCAAGGAGAAGCGTAA
- a CDS encoding Nif3-like dinuclear metal center hexameric protein: protein MDRIELELYLNSVLETGRFKDYCPNGLQVEGRRRINKIATGVTASLAFLEAALEWGADAVLVHHGYFWRNEAPQITGRKYKRLKLLLANDLNLFAFHLPLDDHPEYGNNAQLGERMGWIPDGRFGDQDLGWMTTLPMPITLAHFAAQVEQTLGREPLVLGDPDWELRRVAWCTGGAQSYFEAAIDAGADVFLTGEISEPTTHMSAESGVAYLAAGHHATERFGVQALGAHLSETFDVEHLFIDIHNPV from the coding sequence ATGGATAGGATCGAACTTGAATTGTACTTGAACAGCGTGTTAGAAACCGGCCGGTTCAAGGACTATTGCCCGAATGGGCTGCAAGTCGAGGGCCGCCGCCGCATCAATAAAATCGCGACCGGAGTCACGGCTTCACTCGCTTTTCTGGAGGCCGCATTGGAGTGGGGCGCGGACGCCGTATTGGTCCATCACGGTTATTTCTGGCGCAATGAAGCGCCGCAAATCACCGGCCGCAAATACAAGCGGCTCAAGCTTCTTCTGGCAAACGATTTGAATCTGTTTGCCTTTCACCTGCCGCTCGACGATCACCCCGAATACGGCAATAACGCGCAGCTTGGCGAGCGCATGGGCTGGATTCCCGACGGGCGTTTCGGCGATCAGGACCTCGGCTGGATGACCACGCTGCCGATGCCGATCACGCTCGCGCACTTCGCCGCGCAAGTCGAGCAGACGCTCGGCCGCGAGCCGCTCGTGCTCGGCGATCCGGATTGGGAGCTGCGCCGCGTCGCGTGGTGCACGGGCGGCGCGCAAAGCTACTTCGAGGCCGCGATCGACGCGGGCGCCGACGTCTTCCTGACCGGCGAAATCTCCGAGCCGACGACGCACATGTCGGCCGAAAGCGGCGTCGCCTACCTCGCGGCCGGCCATCACGCGACCGAGCGCTTCGGCGTGCAGGCGCTCGGCGCGCACCTTTCGGAAACTTTCGATGTCGAGCACTTGTTTATCGATATCCATAACCCGGTTTGA
- a CDS encoding cytochrome b: MATTEKEVETTTGFTGWIDKRFPMTETWKKHVSEYYAPKNFNFWYFFGSLALLVLVNQIVTGIFLTMNYKPDSQLAFASVEYIMREVPWGWLIRYMHSTGASMFFVVVYLHMFRGLLYGSYRKPRELVWLFGCAIFLSLMAEAFFGYLLPWGQMSYWGAQVIVNLFSAIPFIGPDLSLWIRGDYVVSDVTLNRFFAFHVIAIPLVLILLVFAHIVALHEVGSNNPDGIEIKAKKGADGKPIDGIPFHPYYSVHDFLGTCVFLIVFAAIIFFAPEMGGYFLEANNFIPANSLQTPPEIAPVWYFTAFYAMLRATTDPFKIVLMIVIALLGLLALVRARGKWRAGLPVLAVLVLIAMYLTESKFWGVVVMGSAVISLCFLPWLDRSPVKSIRYRPFFHKVFYAIFVLAFFTLAFLGTKPPSPAATLIAQICALIYFAFFLGMPFWTRLGKFKEPPERVRFKPH, encoded by the coding sequence ATGGCGACGACCGAAAAAGAAGTGGAGACGACGACAGGCTTTACCGGCTGGATCGACAAGCGATTTCCAATGACCGAGACGTGGAAGAAGCACGTCTCCGAGTACTACGCGCCGAAGAATTTCAATTTCTGGTACTTCTTCGGCTCGCTCGCGCTGCTCGTGCTGGTGAACCAGATCGTCACCGGCATCTTCCTCACGATGAACTACAAGCCGGATTCGCAACTCGCGTTCGCGTCCGTCGAGTACATCATGCGCGAGGTGCCGTGGGGGTGGCTGATCCGCTACATGCACTCGACGGGCGCGTCGATGTTCTTCGTGGTCGTCTATCTGCACATGTTCCGCGGGCTCCTGTACGGCTCGTACCGCAAGCCGCGCGAGCTCGTGTGGCTGTTCGGCTGCGCGATCTTCCTGAGCCTAATGGCCGAGGCATTCTTCGGCTACCTGCTGCCGTGGGGGCAAATGTCCTACTGGGGCGCGCAGGTGATCGTGAACCTGTTCTCGGCGATTCCGTTCATCGGGCCGGATCTGTCGCTGTGGATTCGCGGCGACTACGTCGTGTCCGACGTCACGCTGAACCGCTTCTTCGCGTTCCACGTGATCGCGATTCCGCTCGTGTTGATCCTGCTCGTGTTCGCGCACATCGTCGCGCTGCACGAAGTGGGCTCTAACAACCCCGACGGCATCGAGATCAAGGCGAAGAAGGGCGCGGACGGCAAGCCGATCGACGGCATCCCGTTCCACCCGTACTACTCGGTGCACGACTTCCTGGGCACGTGCGTGTTCCTGATCGTGTTCGCGGCGATCATTTTCTTCGCGCCGGAGATGGGCGGCTACTTCCTCGAAGCGAACAACTTCATCCCGGCGAACTCGCTGCAGACACCGCCCGAGATCGCGCCGGTCTGGTACTTCACCGCGTTCTACGCGATGCTGCGCGCCACCACCGACCCGTTCAAGATCGTCCTCATGATCGTGATCGCGCTGCTCGGCCTGCTCGCGCTTGTCAGGGCGCGCGGCAAGTGGCGGGCTGGCTTGCCGGTACTCGCGGTGCTCGTGCTGATCGCGATGTATCTGACAGAATCGAAGTTCTGGGGCGTCGTCGTGATGGGCTCGGCGGTGATCTCGCTGTGCTTCCTGCCCTGGCTCGACCGCAGCCCCGTGAAGTCGATCCGCTACCGGCCGTTCTTCCACAAGGTCTTCTATGCGATCTTCGTCCTCGCGTTCTTCACGCTCGCGTTTCTTGGGACCAAGCCGCCGTCGCCGGCCGCGACCCTGATCGCGCAGATCTGTGCGCTGATCTACTTCGCGTTCTTCCTCGGCATGCCGTTCTGGACGCGGCTCGGCAAGTTCAAAGAGCCGCCCGAGCGCGTTCGGTTCAAGCCCCATTAA
- a CDS encoding histidine triad nucleotide-binding protein gives MSHENCLFCKIAAGQIPSTKVHEDDEFVAFKDIRPAAETHILVIPRKHIETLSNCSENDAPLLGRMMILVSQLAAKLGVAYTGGETGFRTVINTGPGGGQEVYHLHAHILAGPRPWHRMG, from the coding sequence ATGAGTCACGAAAACTGTCTCTTCTGCAAGATCGCCGCAGGCCAGATTCCGAGCACCAAAGTCCATGAGGACGACGAATTCGTCGCGTTCAAGGACATCCGCCCCGCAGCGGAAACGCACATCCTCGTGATCCCCAGAAAACACATCGAAACGCTGTCGAATTGCAGCGAAAACGACGCCCCGCTGCTTGGTAGAATGATGATCTTGGTGTCACAACTGGCCGCCAAACTAGGCGTCGCCTACACGGGCGGCGAGACGGGTTTCCGCACGGTGATCAATACCGGGCCGGGAGGCGGACAGGAGGTCTACCACCTGCACGCGCATATTCTCGCGGGCCCGCGCCCGTGGCACCGGATGGGGTGA
- a CDS encoding S1C family serine protease has translation MLRRFWLFFAQAVTVLLALMFIVATLKPQWLTKQGQFGKQLAEPIVALREVAPSIGTGPATASYADAAQKAMPAVVNVFSSKDGALPPDPRAKDPLFRYFFGDRNKGKQQEEPATNLGSGVIVSSEGYILTNQHVVDGAQKIEISLADGRTTDAKVIGVDPETDLAVLKVNLTNLPTITLGRMDQARVGDVVLAIGNPFGVGQTVTMGIISALGRNHLGINTFENFIQTDAPINPGNSGGALVDANGNLLGINTAIYSRSGGSLGIGFAIPVSTARSVLESIITTGSVTRGWIGVEPQDVTPEIAESFGLEQKSGTIITGVLQGGPADKAGIKPGDVLQSVNGEEITDTTRLLNVIAQIKPGTDAKIRLIRKNKAIDLTVMIGKRPPPPKQATTEDDQSDE, from the coding sequence ATGCTTAGACGCTTTTGGCTGTTCTTTGCCCAAGCGGTGACCGTGCTTCTTGCGCTCATGTTCATTGTGGCGACGCTCAAGCCCCAATGGCTGACGAAACAAGGGCAATTCGGCAAGCAGCTCGCCGAACCGATCGTCGCTCTGCGGGAAGTGGCGCCAAGCATCGGCACCGGTCCCGCGACGGCTTCCTATGCCGACGCCGCCCAAAAGGCGATGCCGGCGGTGGTGAATGTGTTTTCCAGCAAGGACGGCGCGCTGCCGCCCGATCCCCGCGCGAAAGATCCGCTCTTTCGCTACTTCTTCGGCGACCGGAACAAGGGCAAGCAGCAGGAAGAGCCCGCCACCAACTTGGGCTCGGGCGTCATCGTGAGTTCTGAAGGTTACATCCTAACGAACCAGCATGTCGTGGATGGGGCACAAAAGATCGAGATCTCGCTGGCCGATGGGCGCACGACCGACGCCAAGGTCATCGGCGTCGACCCCGAGACCGACCTTGCGGTCCTGAAAGTCAACCTGACGAACCTGCCCACCATCACGCTCGGCCGCATGGATCAGGCGCGCGTCGGCGACGTCGTGCTCGCGATCGGCAACCCGTTCGGCGTCGGCCAGACGGTGACGATGGGCATCATCAGCGCGCTCGGGCGCAACCACCTCGGCATCAACACGTTCGAGAACTTCATCCAGACCGATGCGCCGATCAACCCCGGCAACTCGGGCGGTGCGCTCGTCGACGCGAACGGCAACCTGCTCGGCATCAACACGGCGATCTACTCGCGCTCGGGCGGCTCGCTCGGGATCGGCTTCGCCATCCCGGTCTCGACTGCGCGCAGCGTGCTCGAAAGCATCATCACGACGGGTTCGGTCACGCGCGGCTGGATCGGCGTCGAGCCGCAGGACGTGACGCCCGAGATCGCCGAATCGTTCGGGCTCGAGCAGAAGAGCGGCACGATCATCACCGGCGTCTTGCAGGGCGGTCCGGCCGACAAGGCGGGCATCAAGCCGGGCGACGTGCTGCAAAGCGTGAACGGCGAGGAAATCACCGATACGACGCGCCTCCTGAACGTCATCGCGCAGATCAAGCCGGGCACCGATGCCAAGATTCGCCTGATCCGCAAGAACAAGGCGATCGACCTCACGGTGATGATCGGCAAGCGGCCCCCGCCGCCGAAGCAGGCGACCACCGAGGACGATCAGAGCGACGAGTAA
- the tatB gene encoding Sec-independent protein translocase protein TatB, with amino-acid sequence MLDLGLTKMALIGVVALVVLGPERLPRVARTAGALFGRAQRYINDVKAEVTREIELDELRRMRTEFETAASNVENTIHENVKRHETELNEAWSAGTSVSPSIAGGATFSESSIVDGGAGAGASSWRGSVAHVGKRKSWRMKQAATPTWYKRATLRRTHVQSGAARVARHTPLSLRRTKRFF; translated from the coding sequence ATGCTCGACCTCGGTCTCACCAAGATGGCGCTGATCGGCGTGGTCGCGCTCGTCGTTCTCGGGCCGGAGCGCCTGCCGCGCGTCGCGCGCACCGCGGGCGCGCTGTTCGGCCGCGCTCAGCGCTATATCAACGACGTGAAGGCCGAAGTCACGCGTGAAATCGAACTCGACGAGCTGCGGCGCATGAGGACCGAGTTCGAAACGGCCGCGAGCAACGTCGAAAACACGATTCACGAGAACGTCAAGCGCCACGAAACCGAGCTGAACGAGGCTTGGAGCGCGGGGACGTCGGTGTCGCCGAGCATTGCGGGCGGCGCGACGTTTTCCGAAAGCAGCATCGTGGATGGCGGTGCGGGGGCTGGCGCTTCCTCTTGGCGGGGCAGCGTCGCGCACGTGGGCAAGCGCAAGAGCTGGCGCATGAAGCAGGCCGCCACGCCGACGTGGTACAAGCGCGCCACCTTGCGCCGCACGCACGTGCAGTCGGGCGCGGCACGCGTCGCGCGGCATACGCCGCTGAGCCTGCGCCGCACGAAGCGCTTCTTCTGA
- a CDS encoding cytochrome c1, with product MKKLLSKLAVIGAAALSLGLATAPGHADENFPLDRAPDNTENLASLQHGAQLFVNYCLSCHSASLVRYSSLEQIGISQKAIEANLLFSTDKVGNTMTVAMRPGDAKTWFGVAPPDLSVEARARNRDWLYTYLRSFYRDDTRPTGWNNMVFENVSMPHVLWQLQGERTAQFEDVTDRETGEKSHRFVAFQQVKPGTMSSVDYDAAVGDLVAYLSWMSEPTQQTRRQLGVWVLLFLGVLTFFAWRLNAAYWKDIK from the coding sequence ATGAAGAAATTGCTTTCGAAGCTTGCGGTTATTGGCGCTGCGGCACTTTCTCTGGGGCTCGCCACGGCCCCGGGCCACGCGGACGAAAATTTTCCGCTCGACCGTGCGCCCGATAACACGGAAAATCTCGCTTCCCTGCAGCATGGCGCCCAATTGTTTGTAAACTATTGCCTGAGTTGCCATAGTGCGAGCCTGGTGCGCTACAGCTCACTGGAGCAAATTGGCATTTCGCAGAAGGCAATCGAGGCGAACCTGTTGTTTTCGACCGATAAAGTCGGCAACACGATGACCGTGGCGATGCGCCCGGGCGACGCAAAGACGTGGTTCGGGGTGGCGCCACCGGATTTGTCGGTGGAGGCGCGGGCGCGCAATCGCGACTGGCTGTACACGTATCTGCGCAGCTTCTATCGCGACGACACGCGTCCGACCGGGTGGAACAACATGGTGTTCGAGAACGTCAGCATGCCGCACGTGCTGTGGCAGCTGCAGGGGGAACGCACCGCGCAATTCGAGGACGTGACCGACCGGGAAACGGGTGAAAAATCCCATCGGTTCGTCGCGTTTCAACAGGTGAAACCTGGGACGATGTCGTCAGTAGATTATGATGCTGCCGTCGGCGACCTGGTTGCCTACCTGTCGTGGATGTCCGAACCTACCCAGCAGACCCGCAGGCAGCTTGGCGTGTGGGTGCTGCTGTTCCTGGGCGTTTTGACCTTTTTCGCCTGGCGGCTGAACGCCGCATATTGGAAAGACATCAAATAA
- a CDS encoding response regulator transcription factor, which produces MKIIITVADNHPTLIVGIKHELAGIPTLDVAGTACNSTEIVNLLSSVSCGILIIDYAMPGDEFGDGMALLSFLRQRYQDVRIIVFTSLGNPATAAGIARPGIQSVLDKVAEIGHLFSAIHAGATGMEQPKAPHNSRSLPNPVSAAELTRREAEVVRLYTSGMSINEIAALMKRTKQTISSQKMSAMHKLGIERDAELFRFAYETGLAGAAPWD; this is translated from the coding sequence ATGAAAATCATAATAACGGTTGCCGACAACCATCCAACACTGATCGTCGGCATCAAACATGAACTCGCCGGCATCCCGACCCTGGATGTCGCCGGCACAGCGTGCAACTCGACCGAGATCGTCAATCTACTGTCGAGCGTGTCGTGCGGCATCCTGATTATCGACTACGCGATGCCAGGCGACGAATTCGGCGACGGCATGGCGCTGCTGTCGTTCCTGCGGCAGCGCTATCAGGACGTCCGGATCATCGTCTTCACGTCACTCGGCAATCCGGCGACGGCGGCCGGGATCGCGCGACCGGGTATCCAGTCGGTACTCGATAAAGTCGCCGAGATCGGCCATCTGTTCTCGGCCATTCATGCCGGCGCGACCGGCATGGAGCAGCCGAAGGCCCCGCACAACAGCCGGAGCCTCCCCAATCCGGTCTCGGCGGCCGAATTGACGAGACGCGAGGCAGAAGTCGTGCGGCTGTACACATCGGGCATGTCCATCAACGAAATCGCCGCGCTGATGAAGCGCACGAAACAGACCATCAGCTCGCAGAAAATGAGTGCCATGCACAAGCTCGGCATCGAGCGTGATGCCGAGCTATTCCGGTTCGCTTACGAAACCGGGCTTGCGGGCGCGGCGCCCTGGGACTAG
- the tatA gene encoding Sec-independent protein translocase subunit TatA, with protein sequence MGSLSIWHWLIVLLIVALVFGTKKLRNIGSDLGGAVKGFKEGMKEAETPPSTDTQQRELPRDGTVDVEAKDKTRSSDYR encoded by the coding sequence ATGGGTTCGTTGAGCATTTGGCATTGGCTGATCGTTTTGCTGATCGTCGCGTTGGTTTTCGGCACGAAGAAGCTGCGCAACATCGGCAGCGATCTGGGCGGTGCCGTGAAGGGTTTCAAGGAAGGGATGAAGGAAGCGGAAACGCCGCCGTCGACCGACACGCAGCAGCGCGAACTGCCGCGCGACGGTACCGTCGACGTCGAGGCGAAGGACAAGACCCGCTCCAGCGACTACCGCTGA
- a CDS encoding ClpXP protease specificity-enhancing factor has translation MQEISTKPYLLRALYEWCTDNGYTPHIAVRVDQNTRVPRQFVHNDEIVLNISFEATSQLQMGNEWIEFSARFSGKSHKIEVQVANVLAIYARENGQGMAFPVESAAAGAEAPGAAAGKPAVSAAPAAASVSSESPAAAAEAETEGDDDEPPTDDDGQKGGGRGHLKIVK, from the coding sequence ATGCAAGAGATTTCCACGAAGCCTTATTTGCTGCGCGCGTTGTACGAGTGGTGCACGGATAACGGCTACACGCCGCATATCGCGGTGCGGGTCGACCAGAACACACGCGTTCCGCGCCAGTTCGTGCACAACGACGAGATCGTGCTGAACATCAGCTTCGAGGCGACGAGCCAGTTGCAGATGGGTAACGAGTGGATCGAATTCAGCGCGCGCTTTTCCGGCAAGTCGCACAAGATCGAGGTGCAGGTGGCGAACGTGCTCGCGATCTATGCGCGCGAGAACGGGCAGGGGATGGCGTTTCCGGTCGAGTCGGCGGCGGCAGGCGCAGAAGCGCCCGGCGCGGCGGCCGGCAAGCCTGCGGTCAGCGCCGCACCGGCTGCTGCTTCGGTGTCTTCCGAGTCTCCCGCGGCGGCGGCCGAAGCCGAGACCGAAGGCGACGACGACGAACCGCCTACCGACGACGACGGACAAAAAGGCGGCGGCAGAGGTCACCTCAAGATCGTGAAATGA
- a CDS encoding fimbrial protein encodes MNNLLSIAVLVATSLTRMALLRWARNGLAAVGLLAAFSSPASAASFTMFGSSIVVPSRPAAGTIVARDYLTTQQVCGAAQCSLGGGTLSLYPNGGSSSVTGPDISTNIPGLNTRILFNGVAQRGGMINMTITAPVEVQLVATGSTISSGSLAGTASSPEYFIYANDYLRISLSAKVTVVDGTCSVPNQTITLLPTSSTKFTGVGNSQGTQSFNLNFTNCPAGFNRVGYSLVPVGSETTVPGALPLSTGSTATGARIRVANASGNPVTFNTSIPLTAYSQATGGSYSVPYQASYVQTGTSVKPGTVNGQMQVLLDYQ; translated from the coding sequence ATGAACAACTTGCTTTCTATTGCGGTATTGGTCGCCACTTCGCTCACGCGGATGGCCCTTCTCCGATGGGCCAGAAACGGCCTCGCTGCCGTGGGACTCCTGGCTGCGTTTTCGTCGCCGGCATCTGCCGCTTCGTTCACCATGTTCGGGTCGTCGATTGTCGTACCTTCACGGCCCGCAGCTGGCACGATCGTCGCGCGCGACTATCTCACGACGCAACAAGTGTGCGGCGCAGCGCAATGTTCGTTAGGTGGTGGGACCCTGAGTTTGTACCCTAACGGCGGTAGCTCATCGGTGACGGGGCCGGATATCAGTACCAATATCCCCGGTCTCAATACTCGAATACTCTTCAATGGGGTAGCGCAGAGGGGTGGCATGATAAATATGACGATTACTGCCCCCGTTGAGGTTCAGTTGGTCGCCACGGGATCGACGATCTCCAGCGGTTCTTTGGCCGGGACGGCCAGTTCTCCCGAGTACTTCATTTATGCTAATGATTATCTCAGGATCAGTCTTTCAGCAAAGGTCACGGTCGTCGATGGAACCTGCTCGGTTCCGAACCAGACCATCACGCTACTGCCAACGAGTTCGACAAAATTCACGGGCGTCGGCAACAGCCAGGGCACACAGAGTTTCAACCTGAACTTCACTAATTGCCCCGCGGGGTTCAACCGGGTGGGCTACAGCCTTGTACCGGTCGGCAGCGAAACGACGGTCCCGGGCGCATTGCCGCTCAGCACCGGCTCGACCGCGACAGGCGCTCGCATACGGGTTGCCAACGCAAGCGGCAATCCCGTGACATTCAACACATCGATCCCACTCACAGCCTATAGCCAGGCCACCGGTGGTTCGTATTCCGTTCCGTACCAGGCGTCGTATGTCCAGACGGGAACGAGCGTCAAACCAGGCACAGTGAACGGCCAAATGCAGGTGCTGCTCGACTATCAATAG
- a CDS encoding glutathione S-transferase N-terminal domain-containing protein, whose amino-acid sequence MMVLYSGTTCPFSQRCRLVLFEKGMDFEIRDVDLFNKPEDIAVMNPYGQVPILVERDLILYESNIINEYIDERFPHPQLMPADPVQRARARLFLLNFEKELFVHVGTLENEKGKAAEKNHEKARLAIRDRLTQLAPIFLKNKYMLGEEFSMLDVAIAPLLWRLDHYGIELSKNAAPLMKYAERIFSRPAYIEALTPSEKVMRR is encoded by the coding sequence ATGATGGTTCTGTATTCCGGCACAACTTGCCCGTTCTCCCAGCGTTGCCGGCTGGTGCTGTTCGAAAAGGGCATGGACTTCGAGATCCGCGACGTCGACCTCTTCAACAAGCCCGAAGACATCGCGGTGATGAACCCGTATGGGCAGGTGCCGATTCTGGTCGAGCGCGACTTGATCCTGTACGAATCGAACATCATCAACGAGTACATCGACGAGCGCTTCCCGCACCCGCAGCTGATGCCGGCCGACCCGGTGCAGCGCGCCCGCGCGCGTCTCTTCCTGCTCAATTTCGAGAAGGAGCTGTTCGTTCACGTCGGCACGCTCGAAAACGAAAAGGGCAAGGCGGCCGAGAAGAATCACGAAAAGGCGCGTCTCGCGATTCGCGACCGCCTGACGCAACTGGCTCCGATCTTCCTGAAGAACAAGTACATGCTGGGCGAAGAGTTCTCGATGCTCGACGTCGCGATCGCGCCGCTCTTGTGGCGTCTGGATCACTACGGCATCGAGCTGTCGAAGAACGCGGCGCCGCTGATGAAGTACGCCGAGCGCATTTTCAGCCGCCCGGCCTATATCGAAGCGCTGACGCCGTCGGAAAAGGTGATGCGCCGTTGA
- a CDS encoding fimbrial protein: MKLPSLSPAALPSAGAVAGTTPFSIILTGCTGTASTVQTFFENGSLVDQANGRLNITTASTAENVQIALLNDSQTMMVVGGPDGTQKSQSVSINKNDGPTTLNYFAQYYATGAASPGTVNSNVSYSLIYQ; the protein is encoded by the coding sequence GTGAAGCTGCCGTCCCTTTCGCCCGCCGCACTGCCCTCCGCCGGCGCTGTTGCGGGGACTACGCCGTTTTCGATCATCCTGACCGGCTGTACGGGCACCGCCAGCACAGTGCAGACCTTCTTTGAGAACGGCTCTTTGGTCGACCAGGCAAACGGTCGGCTCAACATCACCACCGCTTCCACTGCAGAGAACGTTCAAATCGCACTTTTGAACGATTCGCAGACCATGATGGTGGTCGGCGGCCCTGATGGGACCCAGAAATCGCAGTCGGTGAGTATCAATAAAAACGACGGCCCGACCACGCTGAACTACTTTGCGCAGTACTACGCCACAGGCGCGGCGTCACCTGGCACGGTGAACTCGAACGTTTCGTATTCGCTGATCTACCAGTAA
- a CDS encoding DUF4870 family protein, which produces MEESQGGYTPPSYQGALEADRLRGLRTLTHVLYALYAVHWLTGGLTGLIAVIINYVKRSDAAGTPYEAHFDWQIRTFWYGLAGYLIGLALIIVLIGVPVLWAVGIWMLYRIIKGWLYLYDNKPLLTPRAWF; this is translated from the coding sequence ATGGAAGAGTCGCAAGGCGGCTACACGCCTCCGTCTTACCAGGGGGCGCTCGAGGCCGACCGCCTGCGCGGTCTGCGCACGCTGACCCATGTGCTCTATGCGCTCTACGCCGTGCATTGGCTGACGGGCGGCCTCACGGGGCTGATCGCGGTCATCATCAACTACGTCAAGCGCTCGGACGCCGCCGGCACACCCTATGAGGCGCATTTCGACTGGCAGATCCGTACGTTCTGGTACGGGCTCGCCGGCTACCTGATCGGCCTTGCGCTGATCATTGTGCTGATCGGTGTGCCGGTGCTGTGGGCCGTCGGAATTTGGATGCTGTACCGTATCATCAAAGGTTGGCTGTACTTGTACGACAACAAGCCGCTGCTGACGCCGCGCGCGTGGTTCTGA
- the tatC gene encoding twin-arginine translocase subunit TatC: MSDPQHSQSSPEEGTEETFISHLVELRDRIIRAGVSVIVVFIGLVYWAPDIFRLLARPLMENLPKGGKMIVTDVTGSFFVPMKVTMLVALVIALPYVLYQIWAFVAPGLYQHEKKLVMPLVGSSYVLFLCGMAFAYFVVFPTIFRVMAHYNAPLGAEMSTDIDNYLSFVLTMFLAFGVTFEVPIVVVLLVRMGLVTIKKLKQIRPYVIVGAFIVAAVVTPPDVFSQLILALPLIVLYEAGIIAARLIVGKQVETAADEEQAAS, from the coding sequence GTGAGCGACCCCCAGCATAGCCAGAGCAGCCCGGAAGAAGGCACCGAAGAGACCTTCATTTCCCACCTCGTCGAACTGCGCGACCGCATCATCCGGGCGGGCGTCTCCGTCATCGTCGTCTTTATCGGGCTCGTGTATTGGGCGCCCGACATTTTCCGGCTGCTCGCGCGGCCGCTGATGGAGAACCTGCCGAAAGGCGGCAAGATGATCGTCACCGACGTCACCGGCTCGTTCTTCGTGCCGATGAAGGTGACGATGCTCGTCGCGCTCGTGATCGCGCTGCCGTACGTGCTCTATCAGATCTGGGCGTTCGTCGCGCCTGGCCTGTATCAGCACGAGAAGAAGCTGGTCATGCCGCTCGTCGGCAGCAGCTACGTGCTCTTCCTGTGCGGGATGGCGTTTGCGTACTTCGTCGTGTTTCCGACGATCTTCCGCGTGATGGCGCACTACAACGCGCCGCTCGGCGCGGAGATGTCCACCGATATCGACAACTACCTGAGCTTCGTGCTGACGATGTTCCTTGCGTTCGGCGTGACCTTCGAGGTGCCGATCGTCGTGGTGCTGCTCGTGCGCATGGGGCTCGTGACGATCAAGAAGCTCAAGCAGATTCGTCCGTATGTGATCGTCGGTGCGTTCATTGTCGCGGCCGTCGTGACGCCGCCGGACGTGTTCTCGCAGCTCATTCTCGCGCTGCCGTTGATCGTGCTTTACGAAGCCGGGATCATCGCAGCGAGGCTGATCGTCGGGAAGCAGGTGGAGACTGCGGCCGACGAGGAGCAGGCGGCGAGTTGA